AAGGCAAGGGAAACGGAGGAGGGACGGGGCGGGAAACGGTGGAGGGGTGGGTGGGCAGGCCGGAAGAAGAGAAGCCGCACGGCAAAACCGGGAGAGGAGGGAAAAGCGCCGAAACCGCGCCAGAGCCCCGCCCCGGTCGTTTCGGGGGACGGGATTATGGGCAATCCGGGCGGAAATGAAAAAAATCCCGGAAAAAATAATATCTTTGCATTACTTTCGTTAAGAGGTTAAATCCGACGACAATACGGCAGCGTTTGCGCCGGGCGGATGCGGAGGCTGCGGGCAAGAGTGCCCGGCGCAGGGTATGAAGCATGAAATTCAACATATAATAAAACAATGAGCGAAGTCATCAACATCAAAGAACTCAACGAGCGGATCGAACGCGAATCGGTATTCGTCGATACGCTCCGCACGGAAATGGGCAAGGTCATCGTGGGGCAGAGCCATCTGGTCGACACGCTGCTGATCGGGCTGCTGTCGAACGGACACATCCTGCTGGAAGGCGTGCCCGGACTGGCCAAGACGCTGGCCATCACCACGCTGGCAAAAGCCGTGGATGCCGAATTCTCGCGTATACAGTTCACCCCCGACCTGCTGCCGGCCGACCTGATCGGTACGCTGATCTACTCGCAAAAGAACGAGGAGTTCGTGGTCAAGAAAGGCCCCGTGTTCGCCAACTTCGTGCTGGCGGACGAGATCAACCGCTCCCCGGCCAAGGTGCAGTCGGCACTGCTCGAAGCCATGCAGGAGCGGCAGGTGACCATCGGCGACCAGACCTACCCGCTGCCGCAGCCGTTCCTGGTGCTGGCCACGCAGAACCCCCTGGAGCAGGAGGGTACCTACCCGCTGCCCGAGGCGCAGGTCGACCGATTCATGCTCAAGGCCAAGATCTCCTACCCCAAGAAGCAGGAGGAGCGCGACATCGTGCGCATGAACCTCTCGGGCGCTGGCATGCCTCAGGTCAACAAGGTCATCTCGCCCGAGGACATCATCAAGGCCCGCAAGGTCGTGGAGGACGTCTACATGGACGAGAAGATCGAGAAATACATCATCGACATCATCTTCGCCACGCGCGAGCCGGCGGAATACAACCTGCAGAAACTGCAGAACCTGATCGCATACGGAGGTTCGCCCCGTGCGTCGATCTCGCTGGCGAAGGCCGCACGCGCCTACGCCTTCATCCGCCGCCGCGGCTATGTCATCCCCGAGGACGTGCGCGCCGTCTGCCACGACGTGCTGCGCCACCGCATCGGCCTGACGTACGAGGCCGAAGCCGAAAACATCACCTCGGAAGAGATCATCACCGACATCCTCAACAACGTAATCGTACCCTAACGATGCAGCAGACCGAGAACGATATTCTGAAACGCGTCCGGAAGATCGAGATCAAGACCCGGGGTCTTTCGAACGAGATCTTCGCCGGAAAGTACCATACGGCTTTCCGCGGACGGGGCATGTCGTTTTCCGAAGTCAGGGAGTACCGTGCGGGCGACGACGTGCGCGATATAGACTGGAACGTGACGGCGCGCTCGCGCAAACCCCACATCAAGATCTACGAGGAGGAACGCGAGCTGACGATGATGCTCCTGGTCGACGTCTCGGCATCGCGCATGTTCGGCACGACCGAACGCCTGAAGAAGAACATCATCACCGAGATCGCCGCCGTGCTGGCTTTTTCCGCCGCACAGAACAACGACAAGGTGGGCTGCATCTTCTTCTCGGACAAGGTCGAGAAGTTCATCCCCCCGAAGAAGGGGCGCAGCCACATCCTGATGATCATCCGCGAGCTGGTGGGATTCCGGCCCGAATCGGCGGGGACGAAGCTCTCGGAGCCGGTGCGGTTCCTGACCAACGTCAACAAGAAACGCTGCACGACCTTCATCCTCTCGGATTTCATGGACTCCTCGAAGGACAGGGCGGCGCTGGACGACGCGCTGAAGATCGCCGGCGGCAAGCACGACCTGGTGGGCATACGCGTCTACGACCCGCGCGAAACGGAGTTGCCGGACGTGGGAATCGTCGAGATGAAAGACGCCGAAAGCGGACGTAAGGTCTGGGTCGACACCTCGTCGCGCGCCGTGAGGGAGCATTACGCCGAAAAATGGCGGCAGCGCAGCGCACAGATCGAATCGACGCTCAAGCACAACCGCATCGACACGGCGATGGTCTCGACCGAGGGCGACTATGTGTCGGAACTGATAAAACTGTTCAAACAGCGATGAAACGACTTTTTGCAATAGCGCTGCTCCTCGCGGGCGCAGCGGCGCGGGCCCAGTCCGACGTGCCGCAGGTCACGGCGCACATCCAGCCCGACAGCGTCATGATCGGCGACCGTTTCGACCTGATGGTCGACGTCGAGAAAGACCTGGTGCAGGTGGTGCAGTTCCCCGAATTCGAGGACAAGCCGGGAAGCGCCATCGAACTCTACAAGGAGCATCCGGTCGACACGCTCGAACGCGACGGCCGCCATCTCAAACTCCGCAAGCGCTACACGCTGGCGGCGTTCGAGGAGGGCAAGTGGAACCTCGGCCGCCCGGCGGTGCTCTATGCCGACAAGAACATCGTCGACACGCTCTGGGCGCGCGACTCGCTCTACCTGGAGGTAGCCACTTTCCAGATCGACTCGACATCGCAGTCGATCTACGACGTGAAACCCCAGTGGAACCTGCCGTTCCGGTTCGGGGAGGTCAGCGGCTACGCCCAATGGGGCGCGCTCGCACTCGTATTGCTGCTGGCGGCGGCCTATGCGCTGAAGCGCTACCTGGAGAGCCGCGGCAAACGCCTCGGCGACCTGTTCAGGCCGTCACCGCCCCAGCCGCCGCACGTCGTGGCGATCAAGGCGCTGGAGGCGCTGCACCACCAGAAGCTGTGGCAGAACAACAAGCATAAGCAATATTATTCGGCACTGACGGACATCCTGCGCACCTACGTCGCGGCACGGTGGGGCTTCGGCGCCATGGAGATGACCTCGGACGAGATCATCGAGACGATGCGCGCGGAGGAACTGCCCGACAAGGCCCGGATGGATCTGACGGCGATCCTGCGCGACGCCGACCTGGTGAAGTTCGCCAAGGCGACGCCCGAAGCGGAGCAAAACGAGGCCGACTACCTGAAAGCCTACTATTTCGTCGAGGAGACCAAGGTCGCCGAGGCGGAGGAGGAAACGGAAGAGCAGGAGCCGGCGAAAAACTAAAATGCGTGACAGATGTATAAACTCATATACACAGCGGTATTCCTCCTGGCCGCGCTCGGGGCTTCGGCACAGAACATGCCCGAACGCAGCGAGGTGCGGCGCGGCAACCGGCAATACAACAAGGGCAACTACGAGAAGAGCATCGAACGTTACGAGCGGGCGCTGGAGGCCGCACCGGAGTCGTTCGAGGCGACTTACAACCTCGGCAACGCCTTCTACAAGGCCGAACGGTTCGACAAGGCCGAGCAGACCATGCGCAAAGCTGCGGCCGACTCGCTGCGTGCGGACGGGGAGCGTGCCGAAGCGTTCTACAACCTCGGCAACGCCCAGTTCAAGCAGCAGAAATACAAGGAGGCGCTCGAAAGCTACAAACAGTCGCTGCGGCTGAATCCTGCAGACCAGCAGGCCAAGTACAACTACGCCTACACCAAGCGCCTGTTAGACGATAACAAGGACGGCGGCGGTGGCGGCGACGACGACAAGAACCAGGACAAAGACCAGAACCAGGATCAGCAGCAACAGGGCGGCGGACAGGACAAACAGGACGGCGACCGGCAGCAGGACGACAAGGGCCAAGAGGGCGATGACCAGGAGCAGCAGGGCGGCGACCAGGAACAGCAGGGCGACCGGCAGCAGGATCCTTCGCAGCCGGACAAGGAGGGCGAAGGCGACCAGGAGGGGCAGCAGCAGCCCGTTCCGGCAGGTATCTCCCCGCAGGAGCAGGAACAGATGCTCGATGCCATCCAGGCTCAGGAAGACCGCACGCAGGACAAGCTGAAGGAGAAACAGGGCGTCGTCGTCCGGGGAACGAAAAACTGGTAAAACACAAGGACTATGCATTTCGCATCACCATACTATCTGTGGCTGCTGACGGCACTCGTACCGATGGCCGGCTACTACGTCTGGCGGACGTTGCAGGGCGGGGCGGCGATACAGATCTCGTCGGTCGACGGTGTCGTGCGCGCCCCGAAGACCATACGTTATTACCTGCGGCACCTGCCGTTCGTGCTGCGTGCGGCGGCATTCGCGCTGCTGGTCGTGGCGCTGGCGCGCCCGCAGGACGTGGAGCGGCTTTCGCACACGAACACCGAGGGCATCGACATCATGCTGGCGATCGACGTCTCGGGCTCGATGCTGGCACGCGACTTCCGGCCCGACCGCATCACGGCGGCCAAGGAGGTGGCCGGATCGTTCATCGCCGACCGCTACGGCGACCGGATCGGACTGGTGGCATTCGCGGGCGAGGCCTTCACGCAGAGCCCCCTGACCACCGACCAGGGGACGTTGCAGACCCTGTTGTCGCGCATCCGCAGCGGCCTGATCGAAGACGGCACGGCGATCGGCAACGGCCTGGCAACGGCAATCAACCGCCTGCGCGAGAGCGAGGCCAAGTCGAAGGTAATCATCCTGCTGACCGACGGCGTGAACAACCGCGGCGAGATCGCACCCCAGACGGCGGCCGAGATCGCCAAGGCGCAGGGTATCCGCGTCTACACGATCGGCGTCGGCACCGAGGGCATGGCGCCCTACCCCGCCGTGGACATCTACGGCACGCCCACGGGCGGCACGGTGATGGCCAAGGTCGAGATCGACGAAAAGACCCTGCGGTCGATCGCCCGGATGACGGGCGGGGAGTATTTCCGCGCCACGGACAAGGCCAAGCTGAAAGCCATTTACGACCAGATCAACCAACTGGAAAAGAGCAAGGTGGAGGTTACGGAACACGTCACCTACCACGAACAGTACCTCATGTGGGCGCTGGCGGGACTGCTGCTGCTGTTCGCAGAGTTCCTGTTCACGAACCTGGTGCTCAAACGGATACCCTGACGGGCACCACGCCCCGGACGCCGGCAAAGCCCTCCCTTTGCCGGAAGGAGGATTGCGGAGGGAATGTCGCTGTCCGACAGGCACCCCAGGTGCCTTAATGCAAACCCGGCGGGTCGGACAGGGACAGCAAACGGGAAACAATACGCCGGGCAGGCATTCGTTATGTTCAGATTCGCAAATCCGCAATATCTCTGGCTGCTGCTGGCAATACCGGCACTGGTACTGATCTTCTGGGCAGCGGCGGCACGCCGCCGCAAAAGGCTCGCACGCTTCGGGAACCCCGAGGTGCTGGAGGAGCTGATGCCCGAGGTCTCGACCGGGCGCACCGCGCTCAAGTTCATCCTTTTCTGCACGGCCGCCGTCCTGCTCATACTGGCCGTGGCACGCCCGCAGTTCGGATCGAAGCTCCGCGAGGAGAAGGCGCAGGGCGTGGAGATGATGCTCGTGGTGGACGTCTCGAACTCGATGCTGGCCGAGGATTTCGAACCCAACCGGCTCGAACGCACCAAATATGCCATCAACAAACTTTTCGACGGGCTCAGGCAAGACCGCGTGGGGCTGATCGTCTTCGCCGGGGAACCGAAGGTACAGCTGCCCATCACGTCGGACTACCGCATGGCGAAGGCCTTCGCCAAGCGCATCGACCCGTCGCTGGTGTCGGTACAGGGCACGGCCATCGGCAAGGCGCTGTCACAGGCGCTGCTGTCGTTTTCGGGCGAAACGGAGGAGACGCACAGCCGGGTCATCATCCTGGTGACCGACGGCGAGAACCACGAGGACGACGCCCTGGCGGTAGCCAAACGCGCCGCGGAGATGGGCATACGCATCTACACCATCGGCATCGGCACGCCCGAAGGCGCCCCGATCCAGATCGGCGGGGAGTTCATCAAGGACGAGAAGGGCGACATGGTCGTCTCGAAGCTCGACGAGAAGATGCTCTCCGAGGTGGCCGGGATCACGGGCGGCGCCTACGTGCGTTCGACCAAGCAGTCGATCGGCCTCGACGAGATCGTAAAGAGCATCAACGAAATGGAACAGACCGAGTTGTCGATGATGCGTTTCGAGGAGTTCAACGAGCAGTACCAATACCTGCTCATCGCAGCGCTCGTGCTGCTGCTGGCGGAGTTCCTGCTGCTCGACCGCCGCAACCCGCTGCTGGCGCACCTCAACATTTTCCGCGAGAAGTAACCGGAGGGGAGGGGTGCCTGCGGGCAGGCACAGGACGGATGCAGGGATAAGCCGGGACAAGGACGAAAGGGGCGCAAGGTCGGGCGCATCGCGGGAAGGAGCCCCGATCCGGACAGCATCGGGGAGGTGCAGCCGGATCGGTGCAAGGAGGCCGCAAACCGACGGAAGGGGCGCGTCGTATCCTCAAGAGGCCGTCCAAAACCCCGAAAAACAAAAAATCACCCCTGCCGGAGGCTGCTCCGGCAGGGGTGAAAACGTAAAAAAGGACTCGTCAGACAGCCCCGCTCCGGGACAATGCGTGCCCGGGGGGGGGGCGATCCGGGGAAGGGCCGCCCCGCGGGGTTACTCCACGATAATCTCGTCGGTGAAAATCCAGCCGCCGGGATGGCCGTTGTGCAGGGCTTTCAGCCGCACGTAACGCGCCGCGGTTTGACCCGACCAGCCGAACTCGCGGTAGCAATCCTGCTTGTATTCGAACGGGATGTCGTTTTCGACCGCAGCAAGGGGCGTATAGTGCCTGTCATCATCCGAAACCGAGATTTCGACCGCACGGGGCATCCAGATGTCGGCATAGAAACCCTGCATGAAACAGGCCGCGATACGTTTCACAGGCTGGCGCTCCCCGAGGTCGACGACCAGTTCGACATCCGTATCGAGCCACCCCTGCCAGCGGCGGTCGCCGTAGTTCCACCCGCCGCACAGCCCGTCGGTCAGCGAAGCGTCGCCCGCAGCCGGGTATTTCGGGCTGTAAGGCGTACGGTAAACCACCTGCCTGCCGGTCGAAAGGCAATGCAGGGTATCGAGCGATTCGGGGCGGGGGCCGACGGCATTTTTCTGGTCGAAGGGGTGGTATCCGCGCTGCTGCATCCACGCCACGGCGTCGAGCACGCGGGCGTGGAAGTCGTCGTAATCCTTACGTTCGGGGGCGCTCCACCCCACTTCGGCGATCGCCAGCAGGCGCGGCCAGATCATGTGTTCGGCATGTTCGGCTGTGGGCACGTGCTCGCACCACAGGTTGCCCTGCACGCCGAGGATCATCGGCACGACATCCGCACCCAGCGAATCGGGCGCAGGGTCGTAGGAATAGGCTTGCGCGAGGGTGAGGAACGCCGCGGCGGCGACCGGCTCGCGGGTGGGGTCGTCCTGGCAGAAAT
This Alistipes onderdonkii DNA region includes the following protein-coding sequences:
- a CDS encoding tetratricopeptide repeat protein: MYKLIYTAVFLLAALGASAQNMPERSEVRRGNRQYNKGNYEKSIERYERALEAAPESFEATYNLGNAFYKAERFDKAEQTMRKAAADSLRADGERAEAFYNLGNAQFKQQKYKEALESYKQSLRLNPADQQAKYNYAYTKRLLDDNKDGGGGGDDDKNQDKDQNQDQQQQGGGQDKQDGDRQQDDKGQEGDDQEQQGGDQEQQGDRQQDPSQPDKEGEGDQEGQQQPVPAGISPQEQEQMLDAIQAQEDRTQDKLKEKQGVVVRGTKNW
- a CDS encoding vWA domain-containing protein is translated as MFRFANPQYLWLLLAIPALVLIFWAAAARRRKRLARFGNPEVLEELMPEVSTGRTALKFILFCTAAVLLILAVARPQFGSKLREEKAQGVEMMLVVDVSNSMLAEDFEPNRLERTKYAINKLFDGLRQDRVGLIVFAGEPKVQLPITSDYRMAKAFAKRIDPSLVSVQGTAIGKALSQALLSFSGETEETHSRVIILVTDGENHEDDALAVAKRAAEMGIRIYTIGIGTPEGAPIQIGGEFIKDEKGDMVVSKLDEKMLSEVAGITGGAYVRSTKQSIGLDEIVKSINEMEQTELSMMRFEEFNEQYQYLLIAALVLLLAEFLLLDRRNPLLAHLNIFREK
- a CDS encoding vWA domain-containing protein, whose product is MHFASPYYLWLLTALVPMAGYYVWRTLQGGAAIQISSVDGVVRAPKTIRYYLRHLPFVLRAAAFALLVVALARPQDVERLSHTNTEGIDIMLAIDVSGSMLARDFRPDRITAAKEVAGSFIADRYGDRIGLVAFAGEAFTQSPLTTDQGTLQTLLSRIRSGLIEDGTAIGNGLATAINRLRESEAKSKVIILLTDGVNNRGEIAPQTAAEIAKAQGIRVYTIGVGTEGMAPYPAVDIYGTPTGGTVMAKVEIDEKTLRSIARMTGGEYFRATDKAKLKAIYDQINQLEKSKVEVTEHVTYHEQYLMWALAGLLLLFAEFLFTNLVLKRIP
- a CDS encoding DUF58 domain-containing protein — its product is MQQTENDILKRVRKIEIKTRGLSNEIFAGKYHTAFRGRGMSFSEVREYRAGDDVRDIDWNVTARSRKPHIKIYEEERELTMMLLVDVSASRMFGTTERLKKNIITEIAAVLAFSAAQNNDKVGCIFFSDKVEKFIPPKKGRSHILMIIRELVGFRPESAGTKLSEPVRFLTNVNKKRCTTFILSDFMDSSKDRAALDDALKIAGGKHDLVGIRVYDPRETELPDVGIVEMKDAESGRKVWVDTSSRAVREHYAEKWRQRSAQIESTLKHNRIDTAMVSTEGDYVSELIKLFKQR
- a CDS encoding AAA family ATPase — its product is MSEVINIKELNERIERESVFVDTLRTEMGKVIVGQSHLVDTLLIGLLSNGHILLEGVPGLAKTLAITTLAKAVDAEFSRIQFTPDLLPADLIGTLIYSQKNEEFVVKKGPVFANFVLADEINRSPAKVQSALLEAMQERQVTIGDQTYPLPQPFLVLATQNPLEQEGTYPLPEAQVDRFMLKAKISYPKKQEERDIVRMNLSGAGMPQVNKVISPEDIIKARKVVEDVYMDEKIEKYIIDIIFATREPAEYNLQKLQNLIAYGGSPRASISLAKAARAYAFIRRRGYVIPEDVRAVCHDVLRHRIGLTYEAEAENITSEEIITDILNNVIVP